One Alcaligenes ammonioxydans DNA segment encodes these proteins:
- a CDS encoding CobW family GTP-binding protein, with protein sequence MPKSAQGPIPVTLLTGFLGSGKTTLINRALQEAQMADTLVIINEFGQTALDHHLVAHSQENVIEAMGSGCLCCTIRRDLVQTLRDITWRFSRAGQRQFRRVLIETTGLANPAPILHTLLSDPQLAGKYSLAGVATVVDLEHGLETLARHAEAQRQVAVADLLLFSKRDRVDAGTETALREYVRGLNPLAQQQILRAGQPVAPSLLGLGEQVGQGRAWSLEAFEVLGQDTGDHDHDHDHDHDHDHVHSHSHSHSHSHSHSHGHGTGTLAGNSNSSESAHPQGERPGTSAVSMPDTSRHGDSIYSLSALFPQPLPADTLQSWLSNLCQWAGPRLLRLKAVLPVQGMDQPQVIHAVQHQSYPWQTVPHWPWLDQQGRMVLITQDLDFQELWARLQELDAAVRKTD encoded by the coding sequence ATGCCCAAATCTGCACAAGGCCCTATCCCCGTCACACTGTTGACCGGTTTTCTGGGCAGCGGGAAAACGACTCTGATCAATCGTGCTTTGCAAGAAGCACAGATGGCCGACACCCTGGTCATCATCAATGAGTTTGGGCAGACGGCGCTGGACCATCATCTGGTGGCGCACAGCCAGGAAAACGTGATCGAGGCCATGGGCAGCGGTTGCCTGTGCTGCACCATACGGCGTGATCTGGTGCAGACCTTGCGCGACATTACCTGGCGTTTTTCGCGGGCAGGTCAGCGGCAGTTTCGACGGGTGCTGATTGAGACGACCGGGCTGGCCAATCCCGCACCCATCTTGCACACCTTGTTAAGTGATCCACAATTGGCGGGCAAGTACAGCCTGGCGGGTGTGGCGACGGTGGTGGATTTGGAGCATGGACTGGAAACGCTGGCGCGCCATGCCGAGGCACAGCGACAGGTGGCCGTGGCCGACCTGCTGCTGTTTAGCAAGCGTGACCGGGTGGATGCAGGGACTGAAACGGCGCTGCGTGAATATGTACGTGGCTTGAATCCTTTGGCGCAACAGCAGATCCTGAGGGCCGGGCAGCCTGTTGCTCCCAGCCTGTTGGGCTTGGGCGAGCAAGTCGGACAAGGACGGGCCTGGAGCCTGGAGGCTTTTGAGGTGCTGGGGCAAGATACTGGCGATCACGATCACGATCACGATCACGATCACGATCACGATCATGTGCATAGCCATAGCCATAGCCATAGCCATAGCCATAGCCATAGCCATGGCCACGGCACGGGCACCCTGGCTGGCAACAGCAACAGTTCTGAGTCTGCTCACCCGCAGGGAGAGCGTCCAGGAACGTCGGCGGTCAGTATGCCGGATACCTCCCGCCATGGAGACTCCATCTATTCGTTAAGCGCTCTGTTCCCCCAGCCTTTGCCTGCCGACACGCTGCAATCCTGGCTGTCGAATCTGTGCCAATGGGCGGGCCCTCGTCTATTGCGCTTGAAGGCGGTTCTGCCCGTACAAGGCATGGACCAGCCACAGGTGATTCATGCCGTGCAGCATCAGTCCTACCCTTGGCAGACCGTGCCTCACTGGCCTTGGCTGGATCAGCAAGGGCGCATGGTATTGATCACGCAGGATCTGGATTTTCAGGAGCTTTGGGCGCGATTGCAGGAACTGGATGCTGCGGTTCGAAAGACGGATTAA
- a CDS encoding tripartite tricarboxylate transporter substrate binding protein BugD, translating into MAVALNKLLVSLGAALACSAVAQAADYPDHPINMVVPFAAGGPTDNVARALAESMRPVLGQTIVVENKGGAGGSIGTAQVARAKPDGYNILLMHIGFSTAPSLYKKPGYDAINGMSPIGLVVDVPMTIIAREDFPPNNIQELVQYLKDNQDKVSLANAGIGAASHLCGTMFTEALGIDLLTVPYKGTAPAIADLMGKQVDIMCDQTTNTTQQIKSGKVKVYAVTSRERVPTFPDVPTMQESGFKDFEVGIWHGMWAPKDTPQPVVDTLVKALQAGLADEDFKKRMATLGATVMQNEANPAALQAKVEQQVPQWAELFKKVGVEPQ; encoded by the coding sequence ATGGCTGTTGCATTAAACAAGCTGTTGGTCAGTCTAGGCGCGGCGTTGGCCTGCTCGGCCGTCGCACAGGCGGCGGACTATCCGGACCACCCCATCAATATGGTGGTGCCGTTTGCCGCAGGCGGCCCGACCGACAACGTGGCCCGCGCCTTGGCCGAGTCCATGCGACCCGTACTGGGCCAGACCATTGTGGTCGAGAACAAGGGCGGGGCGGGCGGCTCCATCGGTACGGCTCAGGTTGCCCGTGCCAAGCCAGATGGCTACAACATCCTGTTGATGCACATCGGCTTTTCCACCGCACCGTCGCTTTACAAAAAGCCCGGCTATGACGCCATCAACGGCATGTCTCCCATTGGTCTTGTGGTGGACGTACCCATGACCATCATTGCCCGTGAGGACTTCCCCCCCAATAACATCCAGGAACTGGTGCAGTACCTGAAGGACAACCAGGACAAGGTCTCCCTGGCCAATGCCGGAATTGGCGCAGCCAGCCACCTGTGCGGCACCATGTTCACCGAAGCACTGGGTATCGATCTGCTGACCGTGCCCTACAAAGGCACGGCCCCCGCCATTGCGGACCTGATGGGCAAGCAGGTGGACATCATGTGTGACCAGACCACCAACACCACTCAGCAAATCAAGTCAGGCAAGGTCAAGGTATATGCCGTCACCAGCCGTGAGCGGGTCCCCACATTCCCCGATGTCCCCACCATGCAGGAGTCAGGCTTCAAAGACTTTGAAGTCGGCATCTGGCACGGCATGTGGGCTCCCAAAGACACGCCCCAGCCTGTAGTCGACACCTTGGTAAAGGCCCTGCAAGCAGGTCTGGCCGACGAGGATTTCAAAAAGCGCATGGCCACCCTGGGTGCCACCGTCATGCAAAACGAGGCCAACCCGGCAGCCCTGCAAGCCAAGGTCGAGCAACAAGTGCCCCAATGGGCTGAGTTGTTCAAGAAAGTGGGCGTGGAGCCCCAATAA
- a CDS encoding MFS transporter, with amino-acid sequence MGDTYFRTTHYHFTELDPQAQDAYTDSLSQQARAKAACLRFDVVRKDQPPGQWVLYESWQDSQSCRDFHASAAAQTLQKARIEPMLNPAAAPADPSLAARPARKKRQWDPYVWISIAMCIGVMGTALASPLYPLYQDRWDLNASHITQLYVAYMAAGLTGLLFLGRLSDLKGFMPVLRTGLILVTSGVTLSAFAWDVGSFLFSRIMIGMASSMIVTSASIGLGQFNRGGDVQRAAATTSLMLAFGFGLGPVVGGLIAQWIPNPLFSSYLPSMVLGILAIYALFQIKPLASKQPVVQEKSSWRTWMPRLTLPATHLRRPYLIGCLSACCAFAMFSLFASLAPSFMEQMVPWHGPATSGLSIGIILFLSSGFQLLIRRWPAKRSVIVGLLSFTLACIALLINLWASSSLLFILCVLLTAFGHGLCMYGGMSIVQRVSPPHQRAGLTSTYLITGYLGAILPILGLGWLADHLGLDQGLMIFCSLIALAATAVSIIAYLTPVLHKPAS; translated from the coding sequence ATGGGCGACACGTACTTTCGCACGACACACTACCATTTCACCGAGCTGGACCCTCAGGCGCAGGACGCCTATACGGACTCGCTGTCTCAACAGGCACGGGCCAAGGCGGCCTGCCTGCGCTTTGATGTCGTACGCAAGGACCAGCCGCCGGGACAATGGGTGTTGTATGAAAGCTGGCAAGACAGCCAAAGCTGCCGGGACTTTCACGCCAGTGCTGCGGCCCAGACTCTGCAGAAAGCCCGGATCGAGCCGATGCTGAACCCCGCCGCGGCACCGGCTGACCCTTCCCTGGCCGCGCGCCCCGCCCGCAAGAAACGCCAATGGGACCCCTATGTGTGGATCAGTATCGCCATGTGTATCGGCGTGATGGGCACCGCTCTGGCCAGTCCGCTTTACCCGCTGTATCAGGACCGGTGGGACCTGAATGCCAGCCACATCACCCAGTTGTACGTGGCTTATATGGCCGCCGGTCTGACAGGCCTGCTGTTTCTGGGCCGTCTGAGCGACCTGAAAGGCTTTATGCCGGTGCTGCGCACGGGGCTGATTCTGGTCACCAGCGGTGTGACCTTGTCTGCCTTTGCCTGGGACGTGGGCAGTTTCCTGTTCAGCCGCATCATGATCGGAATGGCATCGAGCATGATTGTGACCTCGGCCTCCATCGGCCTGGGGCAATTTAACCGGGGTGGGGATGTACAACGCGCCGCCGCCACCACCTCGCTGATGCTGGCTTTTGGTTTTGGTCTGGGCCCGGTTGTGGGCGGCCTGATTGCACAATGGATACCCAATCCGCTGTTCTCAAGCTATCTTCCCTCCATGGTGCTGGGCATCCTGGCCATCTATGCGCTGTTCCAGATCAAACCCCTTGCCAGCAAGCAGCCCGTTGTGCAGGAAAAAAGCAGCTGGCGCACCTGGATGCCGCGGCTGACACTGCCCGCCACTCATTTGCGTCGTCCCTATCTGATTGGCTGTTTGTCGGCCTGCTGCGCCTTTGCCATGTTCAGCCTGTTTGCTTCCCTGGCACCCAGCTTCATGGAACAAATGGTGCCTTGGCATGGCCCGGCCACCAGCGGTCTGTCTATCGGGATCATCCTGTTTCTGTCCTCAGGCTTTCAGTTGCTGATCCGCCGCTGGCCCGCCAAGCGCAGCGTCATTGTGGGCCTGCTGTCCTTCACCCTGGCATGTATCGCCCTGCTGATTAACCTGTGGGCCAGCTCCTCGCTGCTGTTCATTTTGTGCGTGCTGCTGACCGCCTTTGGTCACGGCCTGTGCATGTACGGAGGCATGTCCATCGTGCAGCGCGTCTCGCCCCCTCACCAGCGTGCCGGTCTGACCTCCACTTACCTGATTACCGGCTATCTGGGCGCCATCCTGCCCATTCTGGGACTGGGCTGGCTGGCCGATCACCTGGGCCTGGACCAGGGCTTGATGATCTTTTGCAGCCTGATCGCCCTTGCCGCAACGGCGGTCTCCATCATTGCCTACCTGACGCCTGTTCTGCACAAACCGGCCTCCTGA
- a CDS encoding glutathione S-transferase produces the protein MPTTKHYTLVLGNPHYSSWSLRPWLLMSYLGMDFDVRWFNFGPAFSTLAFHEMAPAGHVPVLHTRGQIIWDSLAIVEYLAEQHPGVWPIDPIARAWARSASAEMHANFSSLRTLCPFAVALRAQHHRQDMRLHGELERLQTLWQEGLNRFGGPFLAGERFSAVDAFYAPVVFRLQTYGLKLDPACQRYADSLLALPAMQHWHQMACEDSWRDPDHEAEVLHVADIHLDLRQPA, from the coding sequence ATGCCAACCACCAAACACTACACCCTTGTCCTGGGCAATCCCCACTACTCATCCTGGTCCCTGCGTCCCTGGCTGCTGATGAGCTACCTGGGCATGGACTTTGATGTGCGCTGGTTCAATTTCGGGCCCGCCTTCAGTACCCTGGCCTTTCACGAAATGGCCCCTGCCGGACACGTACCCGTGCTGCACACGCGCGGGCAAATCATTTGGGACAGCCTGGCTATTGTCGAGTATCTGGCCGAACAGCATCCCGGCGTCTGGCCCATTGACCCGATTGCCCGGGCCTGGGCACGCAGTGCCAGTGCGGAAATGCATGCCAACTTTTCTTCCCTGCGCACCCTATGCCCCTTTGCCGTGGCACTGCGCGCCCAGCATCACCGACAGGACATGCGTCTGCACGGCGAGCTTGAACGCCTGCAAACCCTCTGGCAAGAAGGTCTGAACCGCTTTGGGGGGCCTTTCCTGGCCGGCGAACGATTCAGCGCCGTCGATGCCTTTTATGCCCCTGTGGTGTTCCGTCTGCAAACCTATGGTCTGAAACTGGACCCCGCCTGCCAACGCTATGCGGACAGCCTGCTCGCCCTGCCAGCCATGCAGCACTGGCACCAGATGGCCTGTGAGGACAGCTGGCGCGACCCGGATCATGAGGCCGAAGTGTTGCATGTGGCCGATATACATCTGGATTTACGCCAGCCAGCCTAG
- a CDS encoding 5'-nucleotidase encodes MAYDLEKRLVIGLASSALFDLSQSHQVFQEQGEAAYRDYQLAREHEPLKPGVAFSFIRRLLALNDLSPDDPLVEVVLLSRNDPNTGLRVMNSIRHHGLDITRAVFLQGGDPSPYIQPLSISLFLSANQQDVHRAVQQGYPAGQVLNSSYEDAYDDQPIRVAFDFDGVIADDESERVYQQQGGLPAFFEHEMRLVQQPHNPGLLQAFLLKLAHIQEVEQQHQQHHADYVPRLRIAIVTARNAPAHERVINTIRSWGIEVNEAFFLGGIEKRRVLEVLQPHIFFDDQTTHLIPTAQTLPSVHIPFGFVNHPAASGVEQEKE; translated from the coding sequence ATGGCTTATGACCTGGAAAAACGGCTGGTGATCGGGCTGGCCTCCAGCGCCCTGTTTGATCTGAGCCAGTCCCATCAGGTCTTTCAGGAACAGGGCGAGGCGGCCTATCGCGACTATCAGCTGGCACGCGAGCACGAACCCCTGAAACCGGGCGTGGCCTTCTCCTTTATCCGGCGTTTGCTGGCCTTGAATGACCTGTCCCCCGACGATCCCTTGGTCGAGGTGGTGCTGCTGTCTCGCAACGATCCCAATACCGGCCTGCGGGTGATGAATTCGATTCGACACCATGGTCTGGACATTACGCGAGCCGTTTTTTTGCAAGGAGGCGATCCCAGCCCGTATATCCAACCCTTGTCGATCAGCCTGTTTCTGTCCGCCAATCAGCAGGACGTGCATCGCGCGGTGCAGCAAGGGTATCCGGCTGGACAGGTCCTGAACTCCTCTTACGAGGATGCCTATGACGATCAGCCGATTCGTGTGGCCTTTGATTTTGATGGCGTGATTGCCGATGACGAGTCCGAGCGCGTCTACCAACAGCAGGGGGGCTTGCCTGCTTTTTTCGAGCATGAAATGCGTTTGGTGCAACAACCGCATAATCCCGGCCTTTTGCAGGCTTTTTTGCTAAAACTGGCGCATATTCAGGAAGTGGAGCAGCAGCATCAGCAACACCATGCCGACTATGTGCCGCGTCTGCGTATTGCCATTGTGACGGCACGCAACGCACCCGCTCACGAGCGTGTGATCAACACCATACGCAGCTGGGGCATCGAGGTGAATGAGGCCTTCTTTCTGGGCGGCATTGAAAAGCGGCGGGTGCTGGAGGTCTTGCAGCCTCATATTTTCTTTGATGACCAGACTACCCACCTGATTCCTACTGCGCAGACTCTGCCCTCCGTGCACATCCCGTTCGGGTTTGTTAATCACCCAGCGGCCAGCGGGGTGGAGCAGGAAAAAGAGTGA
- a CDS encoding IclR family transcriptional regulator — protein sequence MNSLRRMLQILDLYGAHTPVLDVETICTRLSYPPATTYRYLKELCNSGLLIRSPEGYAPGPRFIEMDLLIREFDPLVSRCRPLLRSLVEQTGLDVLIGQQYGERILTTHQETGPERFELLFGRGRTMDMFRSSTARIITAYLPTRHLRRLYEKNQRLDYVQRLGKDWPAFSAHMQELRRAGYCITKEQINPGIGGISAPIFDDAKRIFGSLTLLGSLERFEAISPEALATLIQPAARAVSRSLAQA from the coding sequence ATGAATAGTCTAAGACGCATGTTGCAAATTCTGGACTTGTACGGTGCACACACGCCGGTGCTGGATGTGGAGACCATCTGCACCCGCCTGAGCTATCCTCCCGCCACCACCTATCGCTATCTGAAAGAGCTATGCAATAGCGGCCTGTTGATTCGCAGCCCAGAAGGCTACGCACCTGGGCCACGGTTTATTGAAATGGATTTGCTGATCCGCGAATTTGATCCGCTGGTCAGCCGCTGTCGCCCTCTGTTGCGATCTCTGGTTGAGCAAACCGGGCTGGATGTCCTGATTGGCCAGCAATATGGCGAACGCATTCTGACCACCCACCAGGAAACAGGGCCCGAGCGCTTCGAGCTGCTGTTTGGGCGAGGCCGCACGATGGACATGTTCCGCAGCTCCACGGCGCGCATCATCACCGCGTACCTGCCTACCCGTCATCTTCGCCGTTTGTACGAGAAAAACCAGCGCCTGGATTATGTACAACGCCTGGGCAAGGACTGGCCGGCTTTTTCCGCGCATATGCAGGAGCTGCGTCGCGCCGGCTACTGCATCACCAAAGAACAGATCAATCCGGGCATAGGCGGGATTTCTGCACCCATTTTCGATGATGCCAAGCGTATCTTTGGCAGCCTGACCTTGCTGGGAAGCCTGGAACGCTTTGAGGCAATCAGCCCCGAGGCACTGGCCACCCTGATCCAGCCTGCTGCACGCGCCGTCAGCCGGTCTCTGGCACAGGCCTAA
- a CDS encoding sulfatase-like hydrolase/transferase — protein sequence MDQAQPSQVSLEIKNVLFIMCDQLRADHLSCYAPGGALKTPNLDRLAAMGMRFDRAYVNSAVCGPARASYYTGRYPLSHRVTWNRVPHPIDELYLGDYLAQSGRDCHLLGKTHHVPDPAGARAGRFQVQPEGAERFWQGGFTAIERYDGHFEMGPDSEYRQYLHSKGYDSERPWEDYVIGSQDAQGQFASGWYMRNASLPARVKAQDSETAYFTQRAMDFITAKGEEPWALHLSFIKPHWPYKAPAPYHDRFGAHDACAPVRAEHERHQAHPVHAAYQQHEESRSFAQDEVWRTIKPVYMGLVQQIDDEVGRLLDQLEQQDRLKDTLIIFSSDHGDLLGDHWLGEKEYFFENAIRVPLIVVDPRASANATRGQGSDAFVECVDVTPTILDALQLPAQEHRVEGRSLIPLLHGQSAWAREYTVASLDYAYREARQILGRGVEECRGLMLRDGDYKYIHWQGYRPQLFDLKQDPDELHDLGADPAYAAVCRRMKEGLLDWHDTLKGRASESWAAVEDRTNAHERMMNILIGRW from the coding sequence ATGGATCAGGCTCAGCCCAGTCAGGTGTCGTTGGAAATCAAGAATGTACTGTTCATCATGTGTGACCAGTTACGCGCGGATCACCTGTCCTGTTATGCCCCCGGCGGTGCATTAAAGACGCCCAATCTGGATCGTTTGGCGGCGATGGGGATGCGCTTTGATCGCGCCTATGTGAACTCGGCCGTCTGTGGCCCCGCACGGGCTTCGTATTACACCGGCCGCTACCCCTTGTCGCACCGGGTTACCTGGAATCGCGTTCCTCACCCTATCGATGAGCTGTATCTGGGCGATTATCTGGCCCAGTCCGGACGGGATTGCCATCTGCTGGGCAAGACCCATCATGTGCCGGACCCGGCTGGCGCCCGTGCCGGGCGCTTTCAGGTCCAGCCCGAGGGAGCCGAGCGCTTCTGGCAAGGGGGGTTTACGGCCATCGAGCGCTATGACGGTCACTTCGAGATGGGCCCCGATAGTGAGTACCGCCAGTATTTGCACAGCAAGGGCTATGACAGCGAGCGGCCCTGGGAAGATTATGTGATCGGCAGCCAGGACGCCCAGGGGCAGTTTGCCTCTGGCTGGTACATGCGCAATGCCAGCCTGCCGGCACGGGTCAAGGCCCAGGACTCTGAAACCGCCTACTTTACCCAGCGCGCCATGGATTTCATCACCGCCAAAGGTGAAGAGCCCTGGGCCTTGCACCTGTCTTTCATCAAACCGCATTGGCCGTACAAGGCGCCAGCGCCCTACCACGACCGCTTTGGCGCGCACGATGCCTGTGCGCCAGTGCGGGCCGAGCACGAGCGCCACCAGGCCCATCCGGTCCATGCCGCCTATCAGCAGCATGAAGAGTCCCGGTCTTTCGCTCAGGACGAGGTCTGGCGCACGATCAAGCCCGTGTATATGGGCCTGGTCCAGCAGATCGACGATGAGGTCGGCCGTTTGCTGGACCAGCTCGAACAGCAGGATCGCCTGAAAGACACGCTGATTATTTTCAGCTCGGATCATGGTGATTTGCTGGGCGATCACTGGCTGGGCGAGAAAGAATATTTTTTTGAAAACGCTATTCGCGTGCCGCTGATCGTGGTTGATCCCCGGGCGTCGGCGAACGCCACACGCGGACAAGGCAGTGATGCCTTTGTGGAGTGTGTGGACGTGACGCCCACGATTCTGGATGCCTTGCAACTGCCCGCCCAGGAGCATCGCGTGGAAGGCCGCTCCCTGATTCCCCTATTACACGGTCAATCCGCTTGGGCTCGTGAGTATACCGTCGCCAGTCTGGACTACGCGTATCGGGAAGCCCGTCAGATCCTGGGTCGCGGGGTGGAGGAGTGCCGGGGGCTGATGCTGCGCGATGGTGACTATAAATACATACATTGGCAGGGCTATCGGCCCCAGCTGTTCGATTTGAAACAAGACCCTGACGAGCTGCACGACCTGGGCGCGGACCCGGCGTACGCGGCGGTTTGTCGGCGTATGAAAGAAGGCCTGCTGGACTGGCATGACACCCTGAAAGGGCGTGCCAGCGAAAGCTGGGCTGCAGTAGAAGATCGTACCAATGCGCATGAGCGCATGATGAACATCTTGATTGGACGATGGTAA
- a CDS encoding Bug family tripartite tricarboxylate transporter substrate binding protein — protein MKQLKNTTLALLLAGVGALAPMMAQAAWPSTEQVRIVVPYPPGTEPDILARDLGVHLNKATGKVFVIENRPGANAIIGTDNVVKAKGDGSALLMVDSLAVSTNPLLYSNLPYKWEKDLKPVTTVAGVNLYLLVRNDFPAKDYKEFIAQAKKANGDTNVGTGGRGHVTHLGMGLLGREEGVNFTYIPYKGMAPATNAILGGETDAMLVGGILASQHVNGGKVRILAVGADKRTELLPNVPTVEEAGGHANSIPTTTFALFAPGTTPDETVKEIQEKVDAALKTPEMQAAFKNRGLAQFYTTPAQTLERVQNDSKVYSELIPTLGIQPE, from the coding sequence ATGAAACAGCTTAAAAATACGACGCTGGCCCTGTTGCTGGCCGGAGTAGGCGCTCTGGCGCCGATGATGGCTCAGGCGGCCTGGCCGAGCACGGAGCAGGTACGTATTGTGGTCCCCTACCCGCCCGGCACCGAGCCTGACATTCTGGCCCGCGATCTGGGTGTGCATTTGAACAAGGCCACGGGCAAAGTCTTTGTGATTGAAAACCGCCCGGGCGCCAATGCCATTATTGGCACCGATAATGTGGTCAAGGCCAAAGGCGATGGTTCGGCCTTGCTGATGGTGGACAGTCTGGCGGTATCGACCAACCCTCTGCTCTACAGCAACCTGCCCTACAAATGGGAAAAAGACTTGAAGCCGGTCACCACGGTAGCAGGTGTGAACCTGTATCTGCTGGTGCGCAATGACTTTCCGGCCAAGGATTACAAGGAATTCATTGCCCAGGCCAAGAAGGCCAACGGAGATACCAATGTGGGCACAGGCGGACGTGGGCATGTCACGCACCTGGGCATGGGCCTGCTGGGCCGTGAGGAAGGCGTGAACTTCACTTACATTCCCTACAAAGGCATGGCCCCGGCGACCAATGCAATTCTGGGTGGCGAGACGGATGCCATGCTGGTCGGTGGCATTCTGGCATCCCAGCATGTGAATGGCGGTAAAGTCCGGATCCTGGCCGTCGGTGCAGACAAACGGACCGAGCTGCTGCCAAACGTGCCGACTGTCGAGGAAGCAGGCGGCCACGCCAACAGCATCCCTACCACTACGTTTGCACTGTTTGCTCCCGGCACCACGCCCGATGAGACGGTAAAGGAAATTCAGGAAAAAGTGGATGCGGCACTGAAAACTCCCGAGATGCAGGCGGCTTTCAAGAACCGTGGTCTGGCCCAGTTCTACACCACCCCAGCCCAGACGCTGGAGCGTGTGCAGAACGACTCCAAAGTTTATTCCGAGCTGATCCCTACCCTGGGCATTCAGCCTGAATAA
- a CDS encoding MarR family winged helix-turn-helix transcriptional regulator — MSPTEHDTVFVENYLPALLAQASQLISAEFHEVVLSNGLSISEWRVLSTLSGAGEVSIGHLARIATTKQPTVTRLLDRLEKQGLLRRVAHDVDRRITLVRITEEGQTLISGLIAKARLHEQEVVQRLQPLDVNALKATLRRLISEQHDYNEQ, encoded by the coding sequence ATGAGCCCCACCGAACACGACACCGTCTTTGTCGAAAATTACCTGCCCGCCCTGTTGGCCCAGGCCAGCCAGCTGATCTCTGCCGAATTCCACGAAGTGGTGCTGAGCAACGGTTTGTCCATTTCCGAATGGCGTGTCCTGTCCACCCTGTCCGGCGCGGGCGAGGTCAGTATTGGGCACCTGGCGCGCATTGCGACCACCAAGCAACCAACTGTCACCCGTTTGCTGGATCGACTGGAAAAACAAGGTTTATTGCGCCGCGTAGCCCACGATGTGGATCGTCGCATCACGCTGGTGCGCATTACCGAAGAAGGGCAGACCCTGATCTCCGGCCTGATTGCCAAGGCCCGCCTGCACGAGCAGGAGGTCGTCCAGCGCCTGCAACCCCTGGACGTCAATGCCCTCAAGGCCACCTTGCGACGCCTGATTTCCGAGCAGCACGACTATAACGAGCAGTAA